Proteins co-encoded in one Zygotorulaspora mrakii chromosome 5, complete sequence genomic window:
- the IMP3 gene encoding snoRNA-binding rRNA-processing protein IMP3 (similar to Saccharomyces cerevisiae IMP3 (YHR148W); ancestral locus Anc_5.108): MVRKLKHHEQKLLKKVDFFDWKQDQGHRDTQVMRTYHIQNREDYHKYNKICGDIRRLANKLSLLPPTDPFRFKHEQLLLEKLYAMGILSTKSKISDLENKVTVSAICRRRLPVLMQRLKMAETIQDAVKFIEQGHVRVGPNLINDPAYLVTRNMEDYVTWTDSSKIKKTTLRYRNQIDDFDFS; this comes from the coding sequence ATGGTTAGAAAGCTGAAGCATCATGAGCAAAAACTGCTTAAGAAGGTCGATTTCTTCGACTGGAAGCAGGACCAAGGTCACAGAGATACACAGGTGATGAGAACATATCACATTCAAAACAGAGAAGATTACCACAAGTATAATAAAATATGCGGTGATATACGCCGTCTCGCGAACAAGCTTTCACTTTTGCCTCCTACAGATCCGTTTAGATTCAAACACGAGCAACTTCTGTTAGAGAAACTGTATGCAATGGGCATACTGTCGacgaaatcaaaaatatcagatTTGGAGAACAAGGTTACAGTGAGTGCTATATGCAGAAGACGTTTACCTGTTCTCATGCAAAGGTTAAAAATGGCGGAGACTATCCAGGATGCTGTGAAATTCATCGAGCAAGGTCATGTAAGGGTAGGGCCAAATCTGATAAATGATCCAGCATATCTCGTAACAAGAAATATGGAGGATTACGTTACATGGACAGATAGTTCCAAGATAAAGAAGACTACATTGAGGTATAGAAACCAAATCGATGATTTCGACTTTTCATAA
- the MRPL6 gene encoding mitochondrial 54S ribosomal protein uL6m (similar to Saccharomyces cerevisiae MRPL6 (YHR147C); ancestral locus Anc_5.109) yields MSFTLKRLFSKTRALGSHIGSAPVYLTPETKLTMIPLKTPKIIRKGNKSMNLSQTVTIEGPRGMVTVDVPDFIKISKDQENAKLNINVNSPEDKMQRSMWGTVRSHINNHIIGVNEGHLASLRFVGTGYRAQLEKNGTFVSVKVGASVVQGLDIPQGISVQLPAPTSLIVEGCNKQQVLLFAANLRKFHPPEPYKGKGIYVNNETIKLKDKKIK; encoded by the coding sequence ATGTCCTTCACATTGAAACGGCTCTTCTCTAAAACAAGAGCTCTGGGCTCCCACATAGGCAGTGCTCCCGTGTATTTGACACCCGAAACGAAGTTGACGATGATTCCTCTAAAGACACCCAAAATTATCCGTAAGGGAAATAAATCAATGAATCTATCACAAACGGTGACTATAGAGGGTCCCAGGGGTATGGTAACAGTAGATGTCCCGGACTTCATTAAGATTTCAAAGGACCAAGAGAATGCCAAATTGAACATCAATGTGAATAGCCCTGAAGATAAAATGCAGAGGTCCATGTGGGGGACCGTGAGATCTCACATAAACAATCATATTATAGGTGTGAATGAAGGTCACTTGGCCTCTTTGCGATTCGTTGGAACCGGGTACAGGGCCCAGTTGGAGAAGAATGGCACTTTTGTCAGCGTGAAAGTGGGCGCTTCCGTGGTTCAGGGACTTGATATACCACAGGGAATTTCAGTTCAACTGCCTGCTCCTACTTCGTTGATCGTGGAAGGCTGCAATAAGCAGCAGGTTCTCTTATTCGCAGCAAATCTCAGAAAGTTCCATCCACCGGAGCCATACAAAGGTAAAGGTATATATGTGAACAACGAGACTATCAAACTAAaggacaaaaaaattaaataa
- the MRPL9 gene encoding mitochondrial 54S ribosomal protein uL3m (similar to Saccharomyces cerevisiae MRPL9 (YGR220C); ancestral locus Anc_5.110), with the protein MSASVWSSIWRRCAVRNISGRASLISPSVASTVNLEATKINHCPEEAQLRRWLPLRCGAITKKEGMMPFFDESDGKRVAATVLKMQNVEVMMHRTVEENGYFACQVGYGSKDPQKSSRQMLGHFASKKVNPKEKVAEFRVKNEQGLLPLSTLIKPSFFKPGQYVDLRSISKGKGFAGVMKRHNFKGLRASHGTSVMHRHGGSYGQNQDPGRILPGKKMPGHLGHQQVTIQNVQVLKVDNENGVIIVKGSVAGPKGSFVKIQDAIKKLPLVK; encoded by the coding sequence ATGTCGGCATCAGTTTGGTCTAGTATATGGAGACGCTGTGCTGTTAGAAATATATCTGGAAGGGCTTCACTCATATCTCCAAGTGTGGCATCAACTGTCAATTTAGAAGCAACGAAAATAAATCATTGTCCGGAAGAAGCCCAACTTAGAAGATGGTTACCACTTCGTTGTGGTGCTATAACCAAAAAGGAGGGCATGATGCCATTTTTCGACGAGAGTGATGGCAAACGAGTCGCTGCCACGGTACTAAAAATGCAAAACGTTGAGGTCATGATGCACAGAAcagttgaagaaaatggtTACTTTGCATGTCAGGTTGGATATGGTTCAAAAGATCCACAAAAATCGAGCAGACAAATGTTGGGCCATTTTGCCtcaaaaaaagtcaatCCTAAGGAAAAGGTTGCCGAATTTAGGGTAAAAAATGAGCAAGGTCTTTTACCATTGAGTACTTTGATTAAgccatcatttttcaaacctgGTCAATATGTGGATTTAAGGTCAATAAGTAAAGGTAAAGGGTTTGCGGGTGTTATGAAAAGACATAATTTTAAAGGGTTGAGAGCCTCACATGGTACCTCCGTAATGCATAGACATGGTGGTTCTTATGGTCAGAACCAAGATCCGGGTCGTATTTTACCAGGTAAAAAAATGCCAGGTCATTTGGGGCACCAGCAGGTAACAATTCAAAATGTTCAGGTCTTGAAAGtagataatgaaaatggtgTTATAATTGTAAAAGGTTCTGTTGCTGGTCCAAAGGGTTCATTCGTGAAAATTCAAGACGCCATCAAGAAACTGCCTCTTGTGAAATAG
- the CRM1 gene encoding exportin CRM1 (similar to Saccharomyces cerevisiae CRM1 (YGR218W); ancestral locus Anc_5.111), translated as MESILDFTKDLDIQILDQVVDTFFKGSGAQQRQAQEILTKFKEHPDSWQRADQILQFSNNPQTKFIGLSILDKLITTKWKLLPNEQRVGIRNFIVGMIITMCQDDSLFHSQKNLINKSDLTLVQILKQEWPQNWPDFIPELIGSSNSSVNVCENNMIILKLLSEEVFDFSAEQLTQAKSLHLKTSMSKEFEQIFKLCYQVLEQGSSSSLIVSALESLLRYLHWIPYRYIYESNILELLSTKFLMSPNFRAITLKCLTEVSNLEIPADNANIKTQTIIFFQNSLQQIATNVIPVTSDLKATYATASGNDQSFLQDFAMFLTTYLARHRALLEELSATDETIKELLINAHQYLIQLSKIDERELFKTTLDYWHNLVADLFYEVQQLPHNEMNPLMQLTVGSTSITTSSGALNPEILKRFPLKKHIYDDICSQLRWVIIENMVRPEEVLIVENDEGEIVREFVKESDTIQLYKSEREVLVYLTHLDVIDTEEIMISKLARQIDGSEWSWHNINTLCWAIGSISGTMSEETEKRFVVTVIKDLLALTEKKRGKDNKAVVASNIMYVVGQYPRFLKAHWNFLRTVVLKLFEFMHETHEGVQDMACDTFIKIVQKCKYHFVIQQPRESEPFIQTIIRDIQETTADLQPQQVHTFYRACGLIVGEERNSAERDRLLSDLMQLPNMAWDAIVEQSSANPDLLLDSETVKIIANIIKTNVAVCTSMGAEFYSQLGHIYYNMLQLYRAVSSMISVQVANDGLIATKTPKVRGLRTIKKEILKLIEIYISKSKNLDEVVKVLVEPLLNAVLEDYMNNVPDARDAEVLNCMTTVVHKVGHMIPQGVILILQSVFECTLNMINKDFTEYPEHRIEFYKLLKAINEKSFNALLELPPAAFKLFVDSICWAFKHNNRDVEVNGLQIALDLFKNIDKLNGTPFAAAFYENFYFTFVSETFYVLTDSDHKSGFSKQSLLLMKLISIVEDSKIGVPLYSQSEAPEGTSNQLYLNEYLANMLGNAFPHLTRKQIVNFLAALTKQYNDPINFNGTLRDFLVQIKEFGGDATDYLFTEDKEKAVIEQHKVEREKAAKIGGLLKPSELDDD; from the coding sequence ATGGAGTCTATTTTAGATTTCACTAAAGATCTCgatattcaaattttggatcAGGTTGTGGATACCTTTTTTAAAGGATCTGGCGCACAACAGAGACAGGCCCAAGAAATCTTGACCAAATTTAAAGAACACCCAGACTCATGGCAGCGCGCAGATCAGATTTTGCAGTTTTCTAATAATCCTCAGACAAAATTCATTGGTCTCTCAATCCTGGATAAGTTGATCACGACGAAATGGAAACTTCTGCCAAATGAACAAAGAGTTGGTATTAGAAATTTCATCGTTGGTATGATTATAACCATGTGTCAAGATGATTCATTATTCCATtcacaaaaaaatctgattAATAAATCTGATTTAACATTagttcaaattttaaaGCAGGAATGGCCTCAAAATTGGCCAGATTTTATTCCTGAGTTAATTGGTAGTTCAAATTCATCGGTTAATGTTTGTGAAAATAATATGATTATTTTAAAACTTTTATCTGAAGaagtttttgatttctccGCGGAACAATTAACCCAAGCAAAATCGTTGCATTTAAAGACATCAATGTCGAAAGAATTTGAGCAGATTTTTAAACTCTGTTATCAAGTTCTTGAACAAGGTTCATCAAGCTCTTTGATAGTTTCAGCTTTGGAATCTTTATTAAGATATTTACATTGGATTCCATATCGTTATATCTATGAAAGTAATATTTTGGAATTATTGAgtacaaaatttttaatgtCACCAAATTTTAGAGCAATCACACTTAAATGTTTAACAGAAGTCTCAAATTTAGAGATACCGGCAGATAATGCGAACATAAAAACACAAactattatttttttccagaataGTTTACAGCAAATTGCAACAAATGTTATTCCAGTAACATCTGATTTGAAAGCAACCTATGCAACAGCAAGCGGTAATGACCAATCATTTTTGCAAGATTTTGCAATGTTTTTAACAACTTATCTAGCTCGTCATAGAGCCTTGCTGGAAGAGCTATCGGCAACTGATGAAACAATAAAGGAATTGTTAATTAATGCTCACCAATATTTAATTCAActatcaaaaattgatgaaaggGAATTATTCAAGACTACTCTAGATTACTGGCATAACTTAGTTGCAGATTTGTTTTATGAAGTTCAACAATTACCTCATAATGAAATGAATCCTTTAATGCAATTAACTGTTGGATCGACCTCCATCACAACAAGTAGTGGCGCGTTAAATCctgaaattttaaaaagaTTCCCATTGAAGAAACACATTTACGACGATATCTGTTCTCAATTAAGATGGgttattattgaaaatatggtTAGACCGGAAGAAGTTttaattgttgaaaatgatgaaggCGAAATTGTAAGAGAATTCGTCAAAGAATCAGATACCATTCAACTATATAAATCTGAAAGAGAAGTATTAGTCTATTTGACCCATTTAGATGTTATTGACACTGAAGAAATTATGATCAGTAAGTTAGCAAGACAAATTGATGGATCAGAGTGGTCATGGCATAATATCAATACCTTATGTTGGGCAATTGGCTCAATATCTGGTACAATGAGcgaagaaacagaaaaaagatttgttGTTACTGTTATAAAGGATTTGCTAGCTCtaactgaaaagaaaagggGTAAAGATAATAAAGCAGTTGTTGCATCAAATATAATGTACGTTGTAGGTCAATATCCAaggtttttgaaagctcATTGGAATTTCCTAAGAACTGTTGTCTTGAAACTATTTGAATTTATGCATGAAACTCATGAAGGTGTTCAAGATATGGCTTGTGAtacatttatcaaaattgttcaaaaatgtaaatATCACTTTGTCATTCAGCAACCAAGAGAATCGGAACCATTCATCCAAACAATAATAAGAGatattcaagaaacaaCTGCTGATTTGCAACCACAACAGGTTCATACTTTTTATAGAGCTTGTGGTTTGATCGTTGGTGAAGAAAGGAATTCAGCTGAAAGAGATAGGTTATTGAGTGATCTAATGCAACTACCTAATATGGCATGGGATGCAATCGTTGAACAATCTTCAGCTAATCCTGATCTCTTGTTGGATTCTGAAACTGTTAAAATTATTGCAAATATTATAAAGACAAATGTGGCCGTTTGCACATCAATGGGAGCGGAGTTCTATTCACAATTAGGTCATATTTATTACAATATGCTTCAACTTTATAGAGCAGTTTCATCAATGATATCTGTTCAAGTTGCAAATGATGGACTAATTGCAACAAAGACACCAAAAGTTCGTGGTTTAAGAACAATaaagaaagagattttgaaattgattgaaatttatatctcaaaatcaaaaaatttagatgAAGTTGTCAAGGTATTGGTGGAACCATTATTAAATGCTGTTTTGGAAGACTATATGAATAACGTACCCGATGCAAGAGATGCAGAAGTTTTGAACTGCATGACAACAGTTGTGCACAAAGTAGGTCATATGATTCCACAAGGTGTTATCTTGATTTTACAAAGTGTTTTTGAATGCACCTTGAATATGATCAATAAAGATTTTACGGAATATCCAGAGCAtagaattgaattttaCAAATTGTTAAAGGcaattaatgaaaaatctttcaatgcATTATTGGAATTACCACCAGCTGCCTTTAAATTATTTGTGGATTCCATATGTTGGGCTTTTAAACACAATAATAGAGATGTTGAAGTCAATGGTCTACAAATAGCATtagatcttttcaaaaatatcgatAAATTAAATGGTACACCATTTGCTGCCGCATtttatgaaaatttctATTTCACTTTTGTTAGTGAAACCTTTTATGTTTTAACCGATTCTGACCATAAATCTGGATTTTCCAAACAGTCAttattattgatgaaattgatttcGATTGTTGAAGATAGTAAAATTGGCGTACCGCTTTACTCTCAAAGTGAAGCACCAGAGGGTACTTCCAATCAACTTTATCTAAATGAATATTTGGCGAACATGTTAGGAAATGCTTTCCCACATTTgacaagaaaacaaatcGTTAATTTCTTAGCTGCATTAACTAAACAATATAACGATCCCATAAATTTCAATGGTACTCTAAGAGATTTCTTGGTCCAGATTAAAGAATTCGGTGGTGATGCAACAGATTACTTGTTCACAGAAGATAAGGAGAAAGCTGTTATAGAACAGCATAAGGTAGAAAGAGAGAAAGCTGCAAAGATTGGTGGCTTATTAAAGCCATCAGAACTCGATGATGACTGA